One Bos indicus isolate NIAB-ARS_2022 breed Sahiwal x Tharparkar chromosome 10, NIAB-ARS_B.indTharparkar_mat_pri_1.0, whole genome shotgun sequence DNA window includes the following coding sequences:
- the ZC3H14 gene encoding zinc finger CCCH domain-containing protein 14 isoform X13, whose protein sequence is MKMSSRFPSPSLPIFFSPGPVDLGSVTSSSCSLNELDSISHLLRKISTDINEIKGMKAAVLTVEANLFDLNVRVSQNEAKISSLEVKMNEYSTSEGSRQFEDLQEEVDFASQSRTTDVKIIGFLRNIEKGTQQRQLLSRLQIDPVMAETLQISQAEMSELSVAQKPEKLLERCKYWPACKNGDECAYHHPVSPCKAFPNCKFAEKCLFVHPNCKYDAKCTKPDCPFTHMSRRTPGLPPKPVTAPAPPSSSQLCRYFPACKKMECPFYHPKHCRFNTQCTRPDCAFYHPTITVPPRHALKWIRPQTSD, encoded by the exons ATGAAAATGTCATCAAGGTTTCCATCACCATCTTTACCAATTTTCTTTTCACCTGGGCCAGTTGACTTAGGTTCAGTAACAAGTTCCTCTTGTTCACTGAATGAGCTAGACAGTATTTCCCATCTTTTAAGGAAAATATCAACTGATATCAATGAAATTAAAGGGATGAAAGCAGCAGTTTTGACAGTGGAAGCAAATCTGTTTGATCTTAATGTTAGAGTGTCACAGAATGAAGCAAAAATTTCATCTTTGGAGGTTAAAATGAATGAGTATTCAACGTCTGAAGGCAGCAGACAGTTTGAAGATCTGCAGGAGGAAGTAGATTTTGCATCACAGTCAAGGACTACTGATGTAAAAATAATTGGTTTCCTTAGAAACATTGAGAAAG GAACTCAACAGAGGCAGTTGTTATCCCGATTGCAAATTGACCCCGTAATGGCAGAAACTCTGCAGATCAGTCAAG CTGAGATGAGCGAGCTGAGCGTGGCGCAGAAGCCGGAGAAGCTGCTGGAGCGCTGCAAGTACTGGCCTGCCTGCAAGAACGGGGACGAGTGCGCTTACCATCACCCCGTGTCGCCTTGCAA agCCTTTCCCAATTGTAAATTTGCTGAGAAGTGTCTGTTTGTTCATCCAAATTGTAAATACGATGCAAAATGTACTAAACCAGACTGTCCCTTCACTCACATGAGCCGAAGAACCCCAGGACTGCCTCCAAAACCAG TCACAGCACCAGCACCGCCTTCCAGTAGTCAGCTGTGCCGCTACTTCCCAGCGTGTAAGAAAATGGAGTGTCCCTTCTATCATCCCAAA CATTGTAGATTTAACACTCAGTGTACGCGGCCTGACTGTGCGTTCTACCATCCCACCATCACCGTACCACCACGGCATGCCTTGAAATGGATTCGACCTCAGACCAG TGACTGA